A region of Novipirellula artificiosorum DNA encodes the following proteins:
- a CDS encoding enoyl-CoA hydratase/isomerase family protein: protein MSDQKVRVEIDGGVATVFLVNPPMNVMTLDMRRELDEALTSLEADPAIGAIVLTGDGDRAFGTGSDIKEFPGLLADGAVVSRKLAPENETFTKFANFPKPTVAAIEGYALGGGMELAAGADIIVVAENSKFGVPEINLGAIPGSGGSVRITRRIGFGRASELFLLGDMIDAQQALAWGYANHIKPKGEVLAHAQEIAARLANAPKQAICAAKQALRYGIYLPEEQAIAKLLDVLDVLQRTQDLREGADAFMNKRKANFQDPLDASKFVGCIFPK, encoded by the coding sequence ATGAGTGACCAAAAAGTACGCGTGGAGATCGATGGCGGCGTGGCAACCGTGTTCCTGGTTAATCCGCCGATGAACGTGATGACACTGGACATGAGACGAGAGTTGGACGAGGCCTTGACCAGCCTGGAGGCTGACCCAGCGATAGGGGCGATTGTACTCACAGGCGACGGTGACCGCGCTTTCGGCACCGGCTCCGACATCAAGGAATTTCCCGGACTCTTGGCGGATGGTGCCGTCGTGTCTCGCAAGCTCGCTCCTGAGAACGAAACATTCACCAAATTCGCCAATTTCCCGAAACCCACAGTCGCGGCCATTGAAGGCTATGCGCTGGGCGGCGGCATGGAACTCGCAGCCGGCGCCGACATCATCGTAGTCGCCGAAAATTCAAAATTTGGCGTACCCGAAATAAACCTTGGCGCCATACCCGGCAGTGGAGGCTCAGTGCGCATAACACGGCGTATCGGTTTTGGCCGCGCCAGTGAGTTGTTTTTACTGGGCGATATGATCGATGCGCAACAAGCGCTCGCGTGGGGCTACGCCAATCACATTAAGCCTAAGGGCGAGGTGCTCGCACACGCGCAAGAAATTGCTGCAAGGCTTGCAAACGCTCCTAAGCAGGCCATTTGTGCCGCCAAGCAGGCGTTGCGGTATGGCATCTACTTGCCCGAGGAGCAGGCAATCGCGAAGCTGCTTGACGTGCTCGATGTGCTACAGCGTACACAGGACCTCCGCGAGGGAGCCGACGCCTTCATGAATAAGCGCAAAGCGAATTTTCAAGACCCGCTGGACGCCTCAAAATTTGTTGGCTGCATTTTTCCAAAATAA
- a CDS encoding enoyl-CoA hydratase/isomerase family protein, with product MSTSYKTINTFEKDNIFYLEINRPDKLNALNKTVLDEMLDAIKSIDVSKYKGAILTSVGEKAFMAGADISAMSEMTPEETQVFAETGQAVTLAMEDLALPLIACVQGFALGGGCEMAMSCDFIYASKQAVFGQPEVKWGVLPAFGGTQRLPKYIGRNRAKELIYSGTFIDVDKAYEWGLVNKVTDDKASCLEAAVECLKVIGRNGPLAVASAKQVMNAGNDMSNKDGIHQEASVFGVVASSNDKAEGTKAFVEKRHPVFTRS from the coding sequence ATGAGCACTAGCTACAAAACGATTAATACATTTGAAAAAGATAATATTTTCTATCTAGAAATAAACAGGCCTGACAAGCTGAATGCACTAAATAAAACGGTGTTGGATGAAATGTTGGATGCGATAAAGAGTATCGATGTTTCAAAGTATAAAGGCGCTATTCTAACAAGTGTTGGAGAGAAAGCTTTTATGGCAGGTGCAGATATATCTGCGATGTCTGAAATGACTCCGGAAGAAACACAAGTCTTTGCTGAAACAGGACAGGCCGTCACCTTGGCCATGGAAGACTTGGCCCTGCCTCTGATTGCCTGTGTTCAAGGCTTTGCGCTCGGCGGTGGATGTGAAATGGCAATGTCATGCGATTTCATTTATGCTTCGAAGCAAGCAGTTTTTGGACAGCCTGAGGTGAAATGGGGTGTGTTACCTGCTTTTGGTGGAACCCAAAGACTTCCAAAATACATTGGTCGAAACCGGGCAAAAGAGCTGATCTATTCGGGCACTTTTATCGACGTTGATAAAGCCTATGAGTGGGGATTGGTGAATAAAGTCACAGATGATAAAGCAAGCTGCCTGGAAGCAGCAGTTGAGTGTTTAAAGGTTATAGGAAGAAATGGTCCACTTGCCGTCGCAAGTGCAAAGCAGGTCATGAATGCTGGAAATGACATGTCAAATAAAGATGGCATCCACCAGGAAGCATCAGTCTTTGGAGTAGTTGCTAGTTCTAATGATAAGGCGGAAGGAACCAAAGCGTTTGTAGAGAAAAGACACCCAGTGTTCACAAGAAGCTAA
- a CDS encoding CaiB/BaiF CoA transferase family protein — MPDTSNLPLDGIRVIDFTQAEQGPIGTLQLADFGADVIKIERPGVGDLSRHTVGGTSIEATNNPTFVAMNRNKRSMELDTKSEAGKKVIYELVKVSDVVVNNFRPGVMDKLGFSYEKLKEINPRIVFASATGYGPVGPYAERPGQDMVAQAMSGVMAVTADPSIPPSIYPTAICDYTGGMHLCQGIMAALIGREKTGLGRKVDVCLYDSMIHTQCQEAAYWDKYKQVLNWAAMPLAGHYDATDGPIVVIGAFMPNPLQAMCVALEIDDLTIPYPDMASQIKNKKIIQDTLRNEIAKYTKEEALARFEGQDVLCSPVRKLSEALEDPQTKINNMLMDIDHPILGKMTIVGCPVHISDAPVTMRVMSPQLGEHTEEILGELGLAADGSKSAE, encoded by the coding sequence ATGCCTGATACTTCAAACCTTCCGTTAGACGGAATTCGCGTTATAGATTTCACACAGGCTGAGCAGGGCCCCATTGGTACTCTACAGCTCGCTGATTTTGGTGCCGATGTGATCAAGATCGAGCGCCCAGGCGTAGGTGATCTGAGTCGGCATACCGTTGGCGGGACCTCTATAGAGGCAACGAACAATCCAACGTTTGTAGCCATGAATCGCAACAAGCGTTCGATGGAACTTGATACGAAAAGCGAAGCAGGAAAGAAGGTTATTTATGAACTCGTCAAAGTGTCGGATGTGGTCGTAAACAATTTTCGCCCTGGCGTGATGGATAAGCTCGGCTTCAGCTATGAGAAGCTTAAAGAGATCAATCCACGCATTGTTTTTGCGTCCGCAACAGGCTACGGTCCTGTCGGACCATATGCCGAAAGACCCGGGCAGGATATGGTGGCCCAAGCCATGTCAGGTGTCATGGCTGTAACCGCGGACCCTTCAATTCCACCATCGATTTATCCAACAGCTATCTGTGATTATACCGGAGGTATGCATCTCTGTCAGGGCATTATGGCCGCGTTGATTGGGCGTGAAAAAACCGGCCTTGGTCGAAAAGTGGATGTGTGTCTTTATGATTCGATGATTCATACGCAATGTCAGGAAGCGGCCTACTGGGATAAGTACAAACAAGTGCTGAACTGGGCAGCAATGCCACTCGCTGGTCACTACGATGCTACGGATGGACCAATTGTGGTGATTGGTGCGTTTATGCCCAACCCGTTACAGGCTATGTGCGTTGCATTGGAAATAGATGATCTTACCATACCTTACCCAGATATGGCTTCTCAAATCAAAAACAAAAAGATTATCCAGGATACACTCCGCAATGAAATTGCCAAATACACAAAGGAAGAAGCTTTGGCACGTTTTGAAGGGCAGGATGTACTTTGTTCCCCGGTCCGGAAATTGAGTGAAGCACTGGAGGATCCGCAAACAAAGATTAACAATATGCTAATGGATATTGATCACCCGATTCTTGGCAAAATGACTATCGTTGGTTGCCCTGTTCATATCAGTGACGCTCCTGTGACTATGAGAGTAATGTCGCCACAGCTCGGTGAGCACACCGAAGAGATCCTTGGCGAACTTGGTTTGGCCGCAGATGGCAGTAAGAGCGCCGAATGA
- a CDS encoding MaoC family dehydratase, which produces MTNKIVKKEELVNFIGTKVEPTEWYEVTQERINEFAHCTGDNYFMHVDPEKAKKTDMGGTIAHGLLTLGLTPYIMDHFPVPEHMPHGFNYGYDKIRFLAPVHTGKRVRIHGEVKDAIWKDEHNCKFITALTVEIEGEEKPALYCEWILYYETQA; this is translated from the coding sequence ATGACAAACAAAATCGTAAAAAAAGAAGAGTTAGTCAATTTCATTGGAACCAAAGTTGAACCAACCGAATGGTATGAAGTTACGCAGGAACGCATCAACGAATTCGCCCACTGCACAGGCGATAACTACTTCATGCATGTTGATCCCGAAAAAGCGAAAAAAACTGACATGGGTGGAACCATTGCTCACGGCTTACTGACGCTGGGGTTGACGCCTTACATTATGGATCACTTTCCAGTGCCTGAGCACATGCCACATGGGTTCAACTATGGGTATGACAAGATTCGTTTCCTGGCCCCGGTACACACTGGTAAGCGGGTGCGCATCCACGGAGAGGTTAAGGATGCTATTTGGAAGGATGAACACAACTGCAAGTTCATCACTGCTTTGACCGTTGAAATTGAAGGTGAGGAAAAGCCAGCGCTATACTGCGAATGGATACTTTACTACGAAACCCAAGCCTAA
- a CDS encoding class I adenylate-forming enzyme family protein — MFDDDASSLARLCDTGLSLDSQRVALIQGERSMTYAELEQRINRVANGLISLGVERSERVLVIFENDIRFPEVLLGIVRAGAVAVPVNFKFKPPQHIDLARDCGSRIVFGSAGTADSVLACLADGVAQVGIVFDADRGPLRGYDDWLASSSPERCDHGSAGSDVCIQAYTSGSTGRPKGVLLSHRGLLRNVQLQAASNRIDENSRVLLSTPLFHMNATAAGLLPCLSQGGSVVILKEFDAERVIDAIETHGCTYTTGVPATYKLILAAARQRTHVDASSLEFIAVGSAPMTRALLDELVQTMPGVDVIEGYGLTESGPIITLNPRGRNKLGTIGPALPGFECKVIDSDGNMLPQGEAGELVVRSECNALGYYNRPDAQAERFRDGWVYTGDMVSCDPDGWFTFRGRVDDQMNVGGENVFPAEVENILATHPEVRDVCVVPVPHEVKGQVPVAFVVRNVGSNLGEKELIDYYIARGPAYSHPRHIYFIDEMPLLATEKTDLQALAKQALAKQAREPGP; from the coding sequence ATGTTCGATGACGATGCGTCCAGCCTCGCGCGGCTGTGCGACACCGGCCTATCCCTAGACTCACAGCGAGTCGCCCTCATCCAGGGCGAGCGGTCGATGACGTATGCAGAGCTCGAGCAGCGCATCAATCGGGTCGCCAATGGGCTGATCTCGCTCGGAGTCGAGCGGTCCGAGCGCGTCCTCGTCATCTTCGAGAACGACATCCGCTTCCCCGAAGTCCTGCTCGGTATCGTCAGGGCCGGCGCCGTAGCGGTCCCGGTCAACTTCAAGTTCAAGCCGCCGCAGCACATCGACCTGGCTCGAGACTGTGGGAGTCGCATCGTCTTCGGCAGCGCCGGGACGGCCGATTCCGTCCTCGCCTGCCTGGCCGACGGGGTTGCCCAGGTCGGTATCGTCTTCGATGCCGACCGGGGTCCGCTTCGAGGCTATGACGACTGGCTGGCCTCGTCGTCGCCCGAACGCTGCGATCATGGGTCGGCCGGCAGCGACGTCTGCATCCAGGCGTACACCTCGGGCTCGACCGGACGGCCCAAGGGGGTTCTGCTCTCGCACCGAGGCCTACTGCGTAACGTTCAGCTCCAAGCGGCGTCCAACCGGATCGACGAGAACTCACGGGTATTGTTGTCGACGCCGCTCTTCCACATGAACGCCACTGCCGCGGGGCTCCTCCCGTGCCTGAGCCAGGGCGGCTCGGTGGTCATTCTCAAGGAGTTCGACGCGGAGCGCGTGATCGATGCGATTGAGACGCACGGCTGCACGTACACCACCGGTGTACCGGCCACCTACAAGCTGATTCTGGCGGCCGCGCGGCAAAGAACGCACGTGGATGCCTCCAGCCTCGAGTTCATCGCAGTGGGATCTGCTCCCATGACACGCGCGCTTCTCGACGAACTGGTCCAGACCATGCCTGGTGTCGATGTGATCGAAGGGTACGGGCTGACGGAGTCTGGGCCCATCATCACCCTCAACCCACGCGGCCGAAACAAGCTGGGCACGATCGGTCCCGCTCTTCCGGGCTTCGAGTGCAAGGTCATCGACTCCGACGGGAACATGTTGCCACAGGGAGAGGCGGGGGAACTTGTCGTGCGGAGCGAGTGCAACGCCCTCGGCTATTACAATCGGCCGGACGCCCAGGCGGAGCGCTTCCGGGACGGCTGGGTCTATACCGGGGATATGGTGTCGTGCGACCCCGACGGCTGGTTCACTTTCAGGGGGCGCGTCGACGACCAGATGAACGTGGGAGGCGAGAACGTCTTCCCGGCCGAAGTCGAGAACATCCTCGCCACTCATCCGGAAGTGCGGGACGTCTGTGTCGTTCCTGTCCCCCACGAGGTGAAGGGCCAGGTTCCGGTGGCCTTCGTCGTGCGCAACGTCGGGTCGAACCTCGGCGAGAAGGAACTCATCGATTACTACATAGCGCGCGGACCCGCGTACTCCCATCCGCGCCATATCTACTTCATCGACGAGATGCCGCTCTTGGCGACCGAGAAAACCGACCTGCAGGCTCTTGCAAAGCAGGCTCTTGCAAAGCAGGCTCGCGAGCCAGGCCCATGA
- a CDS encoding beta-ketoacyl-ACP synthase 3, which translates to MAELSNRPPLQRIRVCGFGHAVPPQAQTNDAVERDLELPAGWIAKRTGIDQRRVVMPDQATSDLAIASAQHSLRQADQAPGEIRALVLATSTPDHLLPPTAPRVAAELGCGAIPAFDMAVACSGFVYGLVVAEGLARSLNGPVLLIAANVLSKRVNRRDPATVALFADAAGSVILTPFPAAAAEATKTPTEPEETSLPTGILASHLESSGEGWNKLLIPAGGSRQPFDATSFKQQQHLMEIRDGRAVYRYAVERMVGCAEHVLAAAQLSSDQVDWWIPHQASGRVIDEVTRQLRVSPQRVVNVVKQYGNSSAATIPLACSLWQESGKLREGQTVVLTAAGAGLTAGAVVLRT; encoded by the coding sequence ATGGCCGAATTAAGCAACCGCCCTCCCCTGCAAAGGATTCGAGTGTGCGGCTTCGGTCATGCGGTACCGCCACAGGCGCAGACGAATGACGCCGTCGAACGCGATCTGGAGTTGCCAGCGGGGTGGATCGCAAAGCGTACGGGAATCGATCAGCGTCGCGTCGTCATGCCGGATCAAGCCACTTCGGATCTGGCGATCGCCTCGGCTCAACACTCACTGCGACAGGCCGATCAAGCACCCGGCGAAATTCGGGCCTTGGTCCTGGCAACCAGCACACCCGATCATCTGTTACCCCCCACCGCTCCGCGTGTGGCGGCTGAGCTTGGATGTGGTGCCATTCCTGCCTTCGATATGGCGGTTGCCTGTTCCGGCTTTGTTTATGGATTGGTCGTTGCGGAGGGACTGGCACGTTCACTTAACGGACCGGTGCTGTTGATCGCCGCGAACGTCCTCAGCAAGCGGGTCAACCGCCGCGATCCTGCAACGGTCGCGCTATTCGCAGATGCCGCCGGTTCCGTCATTCTGACCCCCTTTCCAGCCGCTGCAGCGGAAGCGACCAAGACACCGACGGAACCCGAAGAAACCTCACTGCCCACGGGGATCTTGGCCAGTCATCTTGAATCATCCGGGGAAGGCTGGAACAAATTGTTAATCCCTGCGGGCGGTTCGCGGCAACCCTTTGACGCCACGTCTTTCAAGCAGCAGCAACACCTGATGGAGATCCGCGATGGACGAGCCGTTTATCGTTATGCGGTCGAACGCATGGTAGGTTGTGCCGAACACGTGCTGGCAGCCGCTCAGTTATCTAGCGACCAAGTCGACTGGTGGATCCCTCACCAGGCGAGCGGGCGGGTGATTGACGAAGTAACACGGCAATTGCGAGTCTCCCCTCAACGCGTCGTCAACGTTGTGAAACAATATGGCAACAGTTCCGCAGCGACGATCCCGCTCGCTTGTTCGCTGTGGCAGGAGTCAGGAAAGCTACGTGAAGGTCAAACGGTGGTGCTAACAGCTGCGGGCGCTGGCTTGACTGCCGGCGCGGTGGTCCTGCGGACCTGA
- a CDS encoding M28 family peptidase, translating into MSSTMRGIDGFRSDPIWGNATARVVHLHVDRLAGLIGAGTLIGDEATNLLVEQPGTKRASEIVRLGAHYDTISSTLAADDNTSAVSVMLTPQTTPS; encoded by the coding sequence GTGAGTTCTACGATGCGAGGGATCGACGGTTTTCGTAGCGATCCAATTTGGGGCAACGCGACCGCTCGCGTCGTACACCTTCATGTCGATCGGCTTGCAGGTCTGATCGGTGCGGGCACGTTGATTGGCGACGAAGCCACGAACCTGCTCGTCGAGCAACCGGGAACCAAGCGTGCGAGCGAGATCGTGCGTCTCGGTGCCCACTACGACACCATTTCCTCAACACTTGCTGCCGATGACAACACATCGGCAGTTTCGGTCATGCTGACGCCCCAGACGACGCCGTCGTGA
- a CDS encoding phosphatase PAP2 family protein — translation MTIHRNRRSHSAKCRFGLGCIDEEFIAPRLWTLWNVRRPWTTENVCENDERLLDDCFYQPAWRVSGDIYSDYRNFHSGRGLALLGLGIGMHAILANTSLDQRFRDSFQDHAVSDPNAFEIGRHLGDVWVTVPLVVAAWSLGECLEQEPDEGRRRVGRKLNAWGAQTGRALFAGATATGTLQVLIGASRPNEFRGSKWRPFDDSNGVSGHAFVGAVPFLVAAKHTDNRLLKTALVIGSGITGYSRIYDDKHYLSQALLGWWIAHLAVEATDLTNRSSVQYRLVPIGHKGYAGIGIEFRR, via the coding sequence TTGACGATCCACCGGAATCGACGATCTCATTCCGCGAAATGCCGATTTGGGCTTGGCTGCATTGACGAGGAGTTCATCGCGCCGCGTCTGTGGACGCTCTGGAACGTTCGCCGTCCATGGACCACTGAGAACGTTTGCGAGAATGACGAGCGACTTCTTGATGACTGTTTCTATCAACCCGCGTGGCGGGTTTCAGGCGATATCTACAGTGACTATCGGAACTTCCATTCTGGCAGAGGGCTTGCGTTATTGGGTCTCGGAATTGGGATGCATGCGATTCTCGCCAATACGAGTCTTGACCAGCGATTTCGTGATTCATTCCAAGATCATGCTGTTAGTGATCCCAATGCTTTCGAAATCGGGCGGCACCTTGGGGATGTTTGGGTAACGGTCCCGCTGGTGGTTGCCGCCTGGAGCCTAGGCGAATGCCTCGAACAAGAACCGGATGAGGGGAGGCGGCGCGTGGGACGAAAGTTGAATGCTTGGGGAGCCCAAACCGGACGCGCGCTTTTTGCTGGGGCGACGGCGACGGGAACACTCCAAGTTCTTATTGGCGCCTCGCGTCCTAACGAATTCCGGGGTTCAAAATGGAGACCCTTTGACGATTCCAACGGCGTCAGCGGCCACGCGTTTGTCGGCGCGGTTCCCTTCTTGGTTGCCGCAAAGCATACCGACAATCGACTGTTGAAAACTGCTTTAGTGATCGGATCTGGGATTACCGGCTACTCACGAATCTACGACGACAAACACTATCTCTCGCAGGCACTCTTGGGTTGGTGGATTGCGCATTTGGCAGTCGAAGCCACGGATTTGACGAATCGATCATCCGTGCAATACCGCTTGGTACCCATCGGACATAAGGGATACGCAGGCATTGGAATCGAATTTCGACGGTGA
- a CDS encoding transporter, whose amino-acid sequence MRVKSMWYQACHATLFLFSVFILSGTSRAQDSLPVSLSLAGFHGDDLSMTSCCASDPCDGMSCDAMACDGMSCCASDPCDGMSCDAMACDGMSCSDASHQCFGGKSCGSRFKLTEFNIYPTFSYLDDKAASYNEFEFASITDLGWLEMENRTVMNVTDLPSTIKLGPTNFADGGTTANVRSSGFGDVLSGFFFSPRGSHEKNTHLGLGTVITFPTASDDLLGSNQYTAGPGAHFSTEKGRLTAGFFLWQSWGFGGDSSAKRVNQLFGKPFILYELNKKWDAVFIPLGMSHSWDAKKGDDWTVPLGGGLRREFDCGNRKLALTTQMFDYVSRKSKDPEYELRFTIEYLLD is encoded by the coding sequence ATGCGAGTCAAATCAATGTGGTACCAAGCTTGTCATGCCACCCTGTTTCTGTTCTCCGTATTCATTCTGTCTGGGACAAGTCGTGCGCAGGATTCTCTACCCGTCAGTTTATCGCTGGCGGGATTTCATGGCGATGACCTTTCCATGACTTCATGCTGTGCCAGCGACCCGTGCGACGGGATGTCATGCGATGCAATGGCATGTGACGGAATGTCATGCTGTGCCAGCGACCCGTGCGACGGGATGTCATGCGATGCAATGGCATGTGACGGAATGTCATGCAGTGATGCATCGCACCAATGCTTTGGCGGAAAGAGTTGCGGCTCTCGATTCAAACTGACCGAGTTCAACATCTACCCGACGTTTTCGTACCTTGACGACAAAGCGGCGTCCTACAACGAATTCGAGTTCGCCTCGATCACAGATCTCGGCTGGCTGGAGATGGAAAACCGGACGGTGATGAACGTTACCGACCTTCCATCAACGATCAAACTTGGTCCCACCAACTTCGCTGATGGCGGTACGACCGCCAACGTCCGCTCCTCGGGATTCGGCGATGTCCTGTCTGGCTTCTTCTTTTCTCCTCGCGGGTCTCACGAAAAGAATACGCACTTGGGTTTGGGAACGGTGATTACCTTTCCGACGGCGAGTGACGACCTTCTTGGCAGCAACCAATACACGGCCGGGCCTGGAGCTCACTTCAGCACCGAGAAAGGCCGGCTGACCGCCGGATTTTTCCTCTGGCAATCCTGGGGATTTGGTGGTGATTCGTCCGCCAAACGAGTCAATCAGCTCTTTGGCAAGCCGTTCATCCTTTATGAATTGAATAAGAAATGGGATGCCGTCTTCATCCCACTCGGCATGAGCCATTCATGGGACGCAAAGAAGGGAGATGACTGGACTGTGCCGCTCGGGGGTGGACTGCGACGCGAATTCGATTGCGGGAATCGAAAGTTGGCTCTGACCACTCAGATGTTCGATTACGTTTCCAGGAAGTCCAAGGATCCCGAATACGAACTCAGGTTCACCATCGAGTATCTTCTCGATTAG
- a CDS encoding sensor histidine kinase yields MNFLEIAQYMACAVFLTIAVIHWLVWLRAHREIVHLLFAVTSAAAGANAIAEAVMYRADSIDAMSSALRWYVATSGCWAVATVCFIVSYTSIGRIGRYVAATIVAACLIAMVLNVFSPASFLYTELTGLREITLPWGERLWLAIGEDNPWRLASELAFVVIIGLVADGCYHLWQREERRRAIIFAAAVMVFMLCFGTHAFFVDTGRLDSPYLSTYGFLALVGFTSYDLAGEVMRTSELSSKLAQRESDLRTAVADERNRIAGELHDSVTQTLFSTAAIADALPEVWRRKPDEAMRGLEELKHLTRGALAEMRTLLLELHPATLLEKDLETLLRQLADSMTERTRIPIQLEIDGKMHFPEEVQIAFYRVAQESLNNISRHAHATKVWLSLVCDAPNATLTIRDDGSGFEVATDAAGMGLAIMRERVAAIAGELNVHSESKRGTTITLRWNRHSRIGGDDDN; encoded by the coding sequence ATGAACTTTTTGGAAATTGCCCAGTACATGGCATGTGCCGTGTTTCTGACGATTGCTGTGATTCACTGGCTCGTTTGGTTACGAGCGCATCGCGAGATCGTCCACTTGCTCTTTGCGGTTACATCCGCCGCTGCGGGCGCGAATGCGATCGCCGAAGCCGTCATGTATCGCGCCGATTCAATCGACGCGATGTCTTCCGCTTTGCGATGGTACGTGGCAACATCGGGATGCTGGGCTGTCGCCACCGTTTGTTTCATCGTTTCCTACACGTCGATCGGACGAATAGGAAGGTACGTCGCAGCGACGATTGTGGCTGCCTGTTTGATCGCGATGGTGCTTAACGTCTTCTCGCCGGCAAGCTTTCTGTACACTGAGCTCACCGGTTTGCGTGAAATCACGCTGCCCTGGGGAGAACGTCTTTGGCTTGCAATTGGCGAAGACAACCCATGGCGGCTAGCCTCCGAACTGGCGTTTGTAGTGATCATCGGTTTGGTCGCGGACGGTTGCTACCACCTTTGGCAGCGCGAGGAGCGCCGACGCGCAATCATTTTTGCGGCAGCGGTTATGGTCTTCATGCTTTGCTTCGGAACACACGCATTCTTTGTCGACACAGGTCGTCTTGATTCTCCCTATCTTTCGACCTATGGATTCTTAGCTCTCGTCGGTTTTACCAGCTATGACCTGGCGGGCGAAGTCATGCGGACGTCAGAGCTTTCGTCCAAACTTGCGCAGAGGGAATCTGACCTGCGCACTGCTGTGGCCGACGAGCGCAACCGCATCGCGGGAGAGCTACACGATAGCGTCACTCAGACATTGTTCTCAACCGCAGCCATCGCCGACGCCCTACCAGAAGTGTGGCGACGCAAACCCGATGAGGCGATGCGCGGGCTGGAAGAACTAAAGCATTTGACCAGAGGCGCGCTGGCGGAGATGCGGACGCTGCTGCTGGAGCTCCATCCTGCAACGTTGCTGGAAAAGGACCTGGAAACCCTACTTCGGCAGTTGGCCGATTCCATGACCGAAAGAACGCGAATTCCGATTCAACTGGAAATCGATGGCAAGATGCACTTTCCCGAGGAAGTTCAGATCGCCTTCTATCGGGTTGCCCAAGAGTCGCTCAATAACATCTCCCGGCATGCTCACGCGACGAAGGTTTGGCTAAGCTTGGTCTGTGACGCCCCGAATGCAACGCTGACGATACGCGACGATGGAAGTGGATTCGAGGTCGCCACAGATGCAGCCGGGATGGGCTTGGCAATCATGCGTGAACGGGTCGCAGCCATTGCAGGTGAGTTGAACGTGCATTCGGAATCAAAGCGGGGAACGACCATCACATTGCGTTGGAACCGTCATTCAAGAATCGGTGGCGATGATGACAACTGA
- a CDS encoding response regulator, with product MMTTDSDTIRVASVDDNEILRGGIRFLMLAFDDLDWVGEAPGGEDAIRLCQEVNPDVLLVDMKMPGLDGIETTAAIKRACPEVNVLILTSFHDPDLVRRAMRAGAIGYVLKDASKEELAAAIRSACAGQTTICEEAANDLLVDPVDLAVELTDREREVLALLVKGMSNKAIAKQLHRSPFTVRHHVSQLINKLDAANRAEVAAIAVARGLVR from the coding sequence ATGATGACAACTGATTCCGATACGATTCGCGTTGCCTCCGTCGACGACAACGAGATCCTGCGTGGCGGGATCCGTTTTTTGATGCTGGCGTTCGACGATCTCGATTGGGTTGGCGAAGCACCTGGCGGCGAAGATGCCATCCGCTTGTGCCAGGAAGTCAATCCCGATGTGCTACTGGTGGACATGAAGATGCCCGGCTTGGACGGAATCGAAACCACCGCAGCAATCAAGCGGGCATGTCCCGAAGTCAACGTGTTGATTCTGACCAGTTTTCATGATCCCGATCTTGTCCGTCGCGCGATGCGAGCCGGCGCGATCGGCTATGTATTGAAGGATGCGAGCAAGGAAGAGTTGGCAGCCGCGATTCGTTCGGCCTGCGCCGGCCAAACGACGATTTGCGAGGAGGCCGCAAACGATCTGTTGGTCGATCCGGTTGACTTGGCGGTCGAGCTAACGGATCGGGAACGCGAAGTGCTCGCGCTATTGGTCAAAGGCATGAGCAACAAAGCGATCGCCAAGCAACTGCACCGCAGTCCGTTCACGGTGCGTCATCACGTCAGTCAGCTGATCAATAAGTTGGACGCTGCCAACCGCGCCGAAGTTGCCGCGATCGCAGTGGCGCGTGGCTTGGTCCGGTGA
- a CDS encoding response regulator: MRIVIASEESTTRAAIGMLIAAQPDFELAGEVADITDLLLTVKTERPDLVVLDWDVLGKRIDTLQALLELFDAPPLIIALSVHEEARAAAFDSGVAGFAYKGAPPSQLLETIREAQRAR, translated from the coding sequence ATGCGAATTGTGATCGCCTCGGAAGAAAGCACGACACGGGCCGCGATCGGCATGTTGATCGCCGCGCAGCCTGATTTTGAGCTCGCCGGCGAAGTCGCTGACATCACGGATTTGCTGTTGACCGTCAAGACCGAGCGGCCTGACTTGGTGGTACTCGATTGGGACGTACTGGGAAAACGGATCGATACCCTGCAAGCACTACTGGAGTTATTTGATGCGCCTCCCCTGATCATCGCGCTGAGCGTTCACGAAGAGGCCCGTGCTGCTGCGTTCGACTCTGGCGTTGCAGGCTTTGCCTATAAGGGAGCTCCGCCGTCGCAACTGCTGGAAACAATTCGCGAAGCCCAACGAGCGAGATAA